Within the Catalinimonas niigatensis genome, the region CAGGCTCGCTCTTTTTTCTCAGCGCTTCCTGATCCGAAGTATGCAACTGGTAGGAGCTACGGCAGGATTTATTCAAGGCCCTTTCCTCAGACGCTCTTTTTTACATGGAGTAAGTAGTGGTATATTGGCTTCTATTTTATTGTTTTTTGTCTTACAATACATGAATCAGCAGATTGAAGACATTGAGCAGCTGCAAGACCCTATCAGAATTTTTATTTTAATGGGTCTATTGCTGGTGATAGGAGGTTTTATGGGATTTCTGAGCACTTACCGGGCTATCAAAAAATACCTCAAAATGTCCTTAGACGAGCTGTACTAAAATCAGGCATCATCAACAAAACTATAACAAAATCAAATATGGCAGATCAAGATCAACTTCCTTTTGGTAAAAAAAATTATATCCTGATGCTGGTAGGGGTCGGAATTCTGATTCTGGGCTTTACCCTCATGTCGCTGGATAGTGCAGACTATGGATTTGGTACTTTAGGTTTAACTATCGGGCCAATCACAGTGATGATAGGTTTTGTGGTAGAATTCTTTGCTATTTTATCAAAACCTGAATGATCTTTGCTCGCCAAAGCCAAAAAGTGAGTTATATCTATGTCTATCATTGAAGCCATTATTTTAGGAATTGTCCAGGGACTTACAGAGTTTTTACCAGTAAGCAGTAGCGGACATATTGAATTAGGAACGGTACTGCTGGGTGTGCAGAGTAAAGATAACCTACTGTTTTCGGTAGTAGTGCATTGCGCCACGGCCCTGAGTACCATCGTTGTTTTTCGCAAAGACATTGCCCAACTCATAATGGGCTTGTTTAAATTTCAGTGGAACGATGAAGTGGAGTATATCTCCAAAATAATCCTGTCTATGGTTCCTGTAGGATTGGTTGGGGTTTTCTACAAAGATCAGGTAGAAGCATTTTTTGGAGGGGATGTATTGCTGGTAGGCTTTATGTTACTGCTTACTGCTACTTTACTGGCCATGACCTACTATGCCAGAAAGCAAGGGGGCAAGGTTACTTATCCTAAAGCATTTATTATAGGTATGGCACAGGCCATTGCTATCCTTCCCGGAATCTCTCGTTCGGGTGCTACCATCGCTACTGCTTTACTGATAGGTATAGAAAAAGAACGTGCTGCCCGTTTTTCTTTTTTGATGGTACTGATCCCCATTCTTGGTGCATCACTACTAGAGCTGAAAGATTATCTGGAAGCACCGGCAGTGGCGGGAGGTATTTCAGGTATAGCATTACTACTGGGCTTTATCGCTGCCTTTACTGCAGGCCTGCTGGCCTGCCAGTGGATGATCTCTATTGTCAAAAAAGGTAAACTTATTTATTTCGCTATCTATTGTTTTATTGTAGGCATCATTGCCATCGTTACTGCCTTGACCTAAAGAATATCCATGCCGGAACCTTATTCATTGTTCAATAAAGAAGATTACGATTTTCAGAAGGGTGAAGTCATCCTGATTGACAAGCCCTTGGAATGGACTTCTTTTGACGTAGTGAATAAGCTCCGCTACCAGATCAAACTCAAGAAAATCGGCCATGCCGGTACGTTGGACCCTCTGGCGTCCGGACTGCTTATTCTTTGCACCGGCAAAATGACAAAGCGAATAGAGCAGTTTCAGTCGGAGGAAAAAGAATATGAAGGTACTTTGGTACTGGGAAAAACGACTCCATCCATTGATCTGGAAACTGATTTTGATAGCGAAACCCCCTATGCGCATCTTAAGCCAGAAGATCTGGAACAGGTCCGTCGTCAGTTTGTAGGTGAAATCAAGCAGAAGCCTCCTATTTATTCTGCCATCAAAGTAGATGGGGAAAGGCTTTACAAAAAAGCACGTAAAGGTAAAGAAGCGATAATCAGAGAACGTGAGGTAAATATCCTAGCGTTTGAACTTACCCGTATAGCACTGCCCGAGGTAGATTTTCGTATTGTTTGTTCCAAAGGTACTTACATCCGCAGTATTGTCAGTGATTTTGGCAAAGCCCTGAATGTGGGGGCCTATCTGGCACGTTTGAGGCGTACCCGTAATGGTGATTTCCATGTCAGGGATGCTTACCAAATTGATGAGTTTGTAGAGATTGTTAAACAAGATGGATTATGAGAAAGCTGTTGTTACTGCAAACAATCACTCTGTTAACCTATTTCTACTTCAAACCACTGATAAATCCCTGATCTATGAAAGTACACGATGGAAGCACTTCTTTTGCGCAGCCCAGGCTCGCTGTAGTGACCAGCGGTACTTTTGATGGAGTGCATGTAGGCCATCAGAAGATTCTGGGGCGCTTGTGTGAGATAGCACGTGAAAGAGGAGGAGAGACAGTAGTTGTTACTTTCTGGCCGCATCCACGGCTAGTGTTATATCCTGAAGATAATTCTCTCAAGCTGTTGTCAACCTTTGAAGAAAAGGTAAAGCGGTTTGAAGAACTGGGCATTGACCATGTCGTACGCATTCCATTTACCAAAGAATTTTCCCAGTTGAGTTCCGATGCATTTATCCGCAAAGTACTGGTAGAAAAGATTGACACCAAATACCTGGTCATAGGGTATGACCACCATTTTGGCAAGAATCGCGAAGGTAGTTTTGAGTACCTGACAGAAAATGCTGGTAGATATGGCTTTCAGGTTGAAGAAATTCCCCGGCAGGATATAGACCATGTAGGCGTTAGTTCTACCAAAATCAGGCATGCTTTGGAAGAAGGTGATATTTTTACTGCCAACGACTATCTCGGACAAGCGTATCAGCTATCAGGCAAGGTAGTGCAGGGTGATCAATTGGGACGAAGCTGGGGCTTTCCTACTGCCAATCTGGTCATTGCAGAACGCTACAAACTTATTCCCAAAGATGGTATCTATGCCTGTAGGGTACAGTGGAAAGATCAGCGTTATGAGGGAATGATGTATATCGGTTTTAGGCCTACCCTCAATGGAATCCAGCGTAACATTGAGGTGAATATCTTTGACTTTGACCAGCAGATTTACGGAGACATGCTCGTTGTAGAATTTATCGGTCAGATTCGTGGTGATATGAAGTACGAAAATACTGAATTGCTCAGAGCACAATTGGCAATTGACCGTCAGGATGCGCTCAAAATTCTGGCAGGCTATAGATAGATAGTGTTATGGTTCTGAGTGTTATGGTGTTATAGTATTTAAAGCTAGCTTTGCGATAGCTTATTTCAGGCAGACACAACAATACTGTACTTATCAATCACCACCTAAGAACTATTATACTACTAACCATAACATCACTCCGTGACGGCCATCAAATGATAACACCATAATATACCTAACCTTATGATCCAGAAAGTCCTCTTTGTCGGTGCTACAGGCATGTTGGGCCGACCGGTAGCCTTGGAGTTGCACAAAGCAGGTTATCAACTCAGAGCTTTAGTACGCAATGTGGAAAAAGCAAGAAAACTTCTTCCTCAGGATATTGAGCTCGTAGAGGGTAATTTACAAAATGACAAAAGCATCCAAAAAGCTATTCAAGGAATGGATGCGGTCTATCTTAGTCTGTCCGTAAGCCAGGAGGAAAAGAAAAAAGATTTTCATGCAGAAAAAGATGGACTGCGCAAGGTGATTGTAGCTGCCAGGCAGGAAAATATCCGGCGCATCGCACTTTTATCTTCTCTGGTACAGGAATATACCACGGATTGGTGGGTTTTTGAGATCAAACGGGATGCCATCCGACAGCTCAAAGAATCTCGCATACCATTTAGTATTTTTTATCCTTCCAATTTTATGGAGTCTATTCCCGGGCAGTTTATGGCGGGCAATCGCCTGCTGATTATCGGTAAGCCCCGGCATAAACTCTGGTGGATTGCCGCCCATGATTATGGTAAGCAGGTAGCCAGAGCGCTTCAGATAGACGAAGGCAACCATCATTATATAGTACAGGGACCAGAAGCCCTCAGCCAGGAGGAAGCTCTAGAACAGTTTGCCCAAAACTTGCCGGATAAAGATTTCAAAATTACAAAGCTACCCATAGGACTATTGAAGTTTCTCGGTATCTTTTCCACAAAAGCAGCCTATGGGGCAAATATTCTGGAAAGCATCAATAACTATCCCGAAACTTTCCGTGCTGAGGAAACCTGGCAACGTCTGGGAAAACCTGAGACTACGTTTCGTCAGTTTGCCCAACAGCTTTCGTTAGATTGAGGGATGATTTTCTTATATTTTCCGTTGAGAAGGAAGAAAGTCAGAAGTCAGAAGTAGGAAGCGTGAAGTTTAACTTCCTACTTCTGACTTCCGTCTTCCAGCCCAAAATTCAGACAAATATTAAAAACATGATTCTAGTACATATCATCACGAGTTTACTGCTCAGTTTCCATCCTTTCCATGTCAGTGTGATGAGCATTCACCACGCTGCTGATGAAAATACGCTGCAAATTACCCTAAAGATTTTTGCCGATGATCTGGAAGAAGCGCTGAATGATGAGCAGTTTAAGACACCTGATCAAGCTTTCGTAGATGTGCTCAATCCCAAAGATCCGCAAGGACTTGATAAGTATGTGCAAAAATATTTGAAGAAGCATATAACCATTGAAGTGAACGGAAAAGAGGCGAAGACAGCTTATTTAGGTAAGGAAACCGAAGATATGGCAATGTGGTGTTATTTTGAGGTCAGTGGAGTAGAAAAGGTAGAAAGTATTCAGGTAAAGAGCTCTATCCTGACAGAAATTTTTGAAGACCAGATAAATATTGTGCATATCAACTATGGAGGTGCGATTAAAAGCATGAAACTTGCTGGGAACAATTTAGTTAATGAAGTTATATTTTAACGATTACTTTTAATCCATGAACATTCAATTTTTTTCTTTCAAACTTGCCTTTTTTGCACTAAGCACTGTTCTTATTTTAGGCTTTGCTTCATGTGAAGAAGATAGCGCCTTATTTATCTCTCCAGACCAGCAGATTGAATTAGGCAGGCAACTGGATTCCACCATCATGGTTAGCCCAAGCGAATATACTGTTTTGGATGCTACAGAGTATCCCGAGGCTTACGATTATCTGGAGAATATCTTTAACGAAATTTTAAGCTCCGATGCAGTACGCTATGATAATTTTCCCTGGCAGATCAGAATTATAGAAGATGATGAAACATTAAATGCATTTGCTGCCCCGGGAGGATTTGTGTACGTCTATACCGGTCTGATCAAATACCTTGATCAGGAAGATGATTTGGTAGGTGTGCTGGGCCATGAAATCGCCCACGCTGACCTGGAGCATTCTGCTCGTGCGCTGGAAAGACAGCAGGGAGTTAGCATACTTCTTAGTGTTGTATTAGGCCAGGAAACAGCCCGATTAGGTCAGATCGCTGCGGGCTTAGCAGGATTACAATTTAGTAGAAGTTTTGAAACGGATGCAGATGAGAAATCGGTAGAATATCTAGCCGATAGCCCTTACAATTGTGCTGCTGCCCGTTCATTCTTCCAAAAACTCATTGACGAAGAGCAGGCAGGAGGGACGCCTGAGTTCCTGAGTACGCACCCTAATCCGGATAATAGAGTAGAAAATATCACAGAAAAGGCCCAGGAAATAAATTGCGATACTGATCCGCTCAATCCTC harbors:
- a CDS encoding DUF6702 family protein is translated as MILVHIITSLLLSFHPFHVSVMSIHHAADENTLQITLKIFADDLEEALNDEQFKTPDQAFVDVLNPKDPQGLDKYVQKYLKKHITIEVNGKEAKTAYLGKETEDMAMWCYFEVSGVEKVESIQVKSSILTEIFEDQINIVHINYGGAIKSMKLAGNNLVNEVIF
- the truB gene encoding tRNA pseudouridine(55) synthase TruB, with the protein product MPEPYSLFNKEDYDFQKGEVILIDKPLEWTSFDVVNKLRYQIKLKKIGHAGTLDPLASGLLILCTGKMTKRIEQFQSEEKEYEGTLVLGKTTPSIDLETDFDSETPYAHLKPEDLEQVRRQFVGEIKQKPPIYSAIKVDGERLYKKARKGKEAIIREREVNILAFELTRIALPEVDFRIVCSKGTYIRSIVSDFGKALNVGAYLARLRRTRNGDFHVRDAYQIDEFVEIVKQDGL
- a CDS encoding SDR family oxidoreductase, which translates into the protein MIQKVLFVGATGMLGRPVALELHKAGYQLRALVRNVEKARKLLPQDIELVEGNLQNDKSIQKAIQGMDAVYLSLSVSQEEKKKDFHAEKDGLRKVIVAARQENIRRIALLSSLVQEYTTDWWVFEIKRDAIRQLKESRIPFSIFYPSNFMESIPGQFMAGNRLLIIGKPRHKLWWIAAHDYGKQVARALQIDEGNHHYIVQGPEALSQEEALEQFAQNLPDKDFKITKLPIGLLKFLGIFSTKAAYGANILESINNYPETFRAEETWQRLGKPETTFRQFAQQLSLD
- a CDS encoding bifunctional riboflavin kinase/FAD synthetase, whose protein sequence is MKVHDGSTSFAQPRLAVVTSGTFDGVHVGHQKILGRLCEIARERGGETVVVTFWPHPRLVLYPEDNSLKLLSTFEEKVKRFEELGIDHVVRIPFTKEFSQLSSDAFIRKVLVEKIDTKYLVIGYDHHFGKNREGSFEYLTENAGRYGFQVEEIPRQDIDHVGVSSTKIRHALEEGDIFTANDYLGQAYQLSGKVVQGDQLGRSWGFPTANLVIAERYKLIPKDGIYACRVQWKDQRYEGMMYIGFRPTLNGIQRNIEVNIFDFDQQIYGDMLVVEFIGQIRGDMKYENTELLRAQLAIDRQDALKILAGYR
- a CDS encoding DUF3098 domain-containing protein, with product MADQDQLPFGKKNYILMLVGVGILILGFTLMSLDSADYGFGTLGLTIGPITVMIGFVVEFFAILSKPE
- a CDS encoding M48 family metalloprotease, which produces MNIQFFSFKLAFFALSTVLILGFASCEEDSALFISPDQQIELGRQLDSTIMVSPSEYTVLDATEYPEAYDYLENIFNEILSSDAVRYDNFPWQIRIIEDDETLNAFAAPGGFVYVYTGLIKYLDQEDDLVGVLGHEIAHADLEHSARALERQQGVSILLSVVLGQETARLGQIAAGLAGLQFSRSFETDADEKSVEYLADSPYNCAAARSFFQKLIDEEQAGGTPEFLSTHPNPDNRVENITEKAQEINCDTDPLNPPSYEDFKAMLP
- a CDS encoding undecaprenyl-diphosphate phosphatase codes for the protein MSIIEAIILGIVQGLTEFLPVSSSGHIELGTVLLGVQSKDNLLFSVVVHCATALSTIVVFRKDIAQLIMGLFKFQWNDEVEYISKIILSMVPVGLVGVFYKDQVEAFFGGDVLLVGFMLLLTATLLAMTYYARKQGGKVTYPKAFIIGMAQAIAILPGISRSGATIATALLIGIEKERAARFSFLMVLIPILGASLLELKDYLEAPAVAGGISGIALLLGFIAAFTAGLLACQWMISIVKKGKLIYFAIYCFIVGIIAIVTALT